One part of the Haloprofundus halobius genome encodes these proteins:
- a CDS encoding amidase: MSRYRPLSEADAEALAEQIGMELTEGEAASAAAYSHSDAFVELEVAPLEALCDLSGDGDTYEASPRRPADSENPHNAWITRFDLVRSSADGVLSGIDVGVKDNICVRGAELTNASHGFEGFVPGEHATVVERLLDAGARLRGKTNLDEFAMGPTSESSAFGPAINPHDAGRVAGGSSGGSGAAVAAGTVGLALGSDTGGSIRIPASYCGIVGLKPTHGRVSKRGFVTQGDSLEEMGPMATNVETAARGMEVLADPLADGTRERFVDGLGRDLSGTRLGVIDRYTDGFARDAVLGEFDAALDRLESLGATVETVELPELDYVGAAWWGIGPAEFAAAYATNDVGLWRRRPGIPSLADGFERMRRATSDAISSVPKEVILLGAHLLFNHGGHHYVRAQNLRAALTDVVSESLEEYDALVTPSTPTVAPELGAFGNEEMPPPNGSLTPANVTGHPAISVPCGESDGLPVGLQLVGPWGGEKDLLDAAYTFEQRA; encoded by the coding sequence ATGAGCAGGTACCGACCCCTCTCGGAGGCCGACGCGGAAGCGCTCGCCGAACAGATCGGAATGGAGCTCACGGAGGGCGAGGCCGCGTCTGCCGCCGCCTACTCCCACTCGGATGCCTTTGTCGAACTGGAGGTCGCGCCGCTCGAGGCGCTGTGTGACCTCTCCGGTGACGGGGACACGTACGAAGCGTCGCCGCGTCGCCCCGCCGACAGCGAGAACCCTCACAACGCGTGGATAACCCGGTTCGACCTCGTCCGGTCGAGCGCCGACGGTGTTCTCTCCGGGATCGACGTCGGCGTAAAGGACAACATCTGCGTCCGCGGCGCGGAGTTGACGAACGCCTCGCACGGCTTCGAGGGGTTCGTCCCCGGCGAGCACGCGACGGTCGTCGAGCGCCTGCTCGACGCCGGTGCCCGCCTCCGTGGGAAGACGAATCTCGACGAGTTCGCGATGGGACCGACCAGCGAGAGCAGCGCGTTCGGTCCGGCGATCAACCCTCACGACGCCGGACGGGTCGCAGGCGGCTCCTCCGGCGGGAGCGGCGCGGCCGTCGCCGCCGGTACTGTCGGCCTCGCACTCGGCTCTGACACGGGCGGGAGCATCCGCATCCCGGCGAGCTACTGCGGTATCGTCGGACTGAAACCGACCCACGGTCGCGTCTCCAAGCGCGGGTTCGTCACGCAGGGCGACTCGCTCGAAGAGATGGGTCCGATGGCGACCAACGTTGAAACCGCCGCCCGCGGGATGGAGGTTCTCGCCGACCCGCTGGCCGACGGTACGCGCGAGCGCTTCGTCGACGGCCTCGGGCGCGATCTCTCGGGGACGCGGCTCGGCGTCATCGACCGGTACACCGACGGGTTCGCGCGCGACGCCGTGCTGGGGGAGTTCGACGCCGCGCTCGACCGCCTCGAATCGCTCGGGGCGACTGTCGAGACCGTCGAGCTACCCGAACTCGACTACGTCGGCGCGGCGTGGTGGGGGATCGGCCCCGCGGAGTTCGCGGCCGCCTACGCCACAAACGACGTTGGGCTCTGGCGCCGCCGCCCGGGGATTCCGAGCCTCGCGGACGGCTTCGAGCGGATGCGCCGTGCGACGAGCGACGCCATCAGCTCCGTCCCCAAGGAAGTCATCCTGCTCGGTGCCCACCTCCTGTTCAACCACGGGGGCCACCACTACGTCCGCGCGCAGAACCTCCGTGCGGCACTCACCGACGTCGTCTCCGAGTCGCTGGAGGAGTACGACGCGCTGGTGACGCCGTCGACACCGACGGTCGCCCCCGAACTCGGCGCGTTCGGGAACGAGGAGATGCCGCCGCCGAACGGCTCGCTCACCCCGGCGAACGTGACCGGCCACCCCGCCATCAGCGTCCCGTGCGGCGAGAGCGACGGGCTCCCGGTCGGCCTCCAACTTGTCGGTCCGTGGGGCGGCGAGAAGGACCTCCTCGACGCCGCGTACACGTTCGAGCAACGCGCCTGA
- a CDS encoding Gfo/Idh/MocA family protein has product MESTYSADAPFRAGIIGTGFLGKAMGREFLRHDRATVGALTELNPDVLDEAADELGVAEESLYENYERMLEEEDLDGLVITTPHALHYEQIVAGLEHGVHVLCEKPLCTSLEHAKDLVRRVEESNQTVMLGYQRHLDTAFRTARDYWSERDASPEFVTAEITQDWINAVGGSWKANAELSGGGQLYDSGSHVVDAVLWVMDETPSSVTAQMTFHDDEEEIDIQAGLTVQFENGGVASIGVSGDAPRVSEAYQFWGEDGGTLIDGHEWNPRRLRKVDDDGNIHTPNVNQGTELPKADAFIEAIETGTEPPATVHDGLLSTAVTEAAYESAWTGERVDVDLDY; this is encoded by the coding sequence ATGGAGAGCACATACTCTGCTGACGCACCGTTTCGTGCGGGAATAATTGGAACCGGCTTTCTCGGGAAGGCGATGGGACGGGAGTTCCTCCGTCACGATCGCGCGACGGTCGGCGCGCTCACCGAACTCAACCCCGACGTTCTCGACGAGGCGGCGGATGAACTCGGCGTAGCCGAAGAATCCCTGTACGAGAACTACGAGCGTATGCTTGAAGAGGAAGATTTAGACGGGCTTGTCATCACGACGCCGCACGCGCTTCACTACGAGCAAATCGTGGCCGGACTGGAACACGGCGTTCACGTTCTCTGTGAAAAGCCGCTCTGCACCTCGCTCGAACACGCCAAAGACCTCGTCCGTCGCGTCGAGGAGTCCAACCAGACGGTGATGCTCGGCTATCAGCGCCATCTCGACACCGCCTTCCGGACGGCTCGCGACTACTGGAGCGAACGCGACGCGAGCCCCGAGTTCGTCACCGCAGAGATCACCCAAGACTGGATCAACGCAGTCGGCGGTTCGTGGAAGGCAAACGCCGAACTCAGCGGCGGCGGACAGCTCTACGACTCGGGAAGCCACGTCGTCGACGCGGTGTTGTGGGTTATGGACGAGACGCCGTCGTCGGTGACCGCCCAGATGACGTTCCACGACGACGAGGAGGAGATCGACATCCAGGCGGGGCTCACCGTCCAGTTCGAGAACGGCGGCGTCGCCTCCATCGGCGTCTCCGGGGACGCCCCGCGCGTGAGCGAGGCGTACCAGTTCTGGGGCGAGGACGGCGGGACCCTCATCGACGGTCACGAGTGGAACCCGCGCAGACTCCGCAAAGTCGACGACGACGGCAACATCCACACGCCGAACGTCAACCAGGGTACGGAGCTTCCGAAGGCCGACGCCTTCATCGAAGCCATCGAGACGGGCACCGAACCGCCGGCGACCGTCCACGACGGGCTGCTGTCGACGGCGGTAACCGAAGCCGCCTACGAGTCCGCATGGACCGGCGAACGGGTCGATGTCGATCTCGACTACTGA
- a CDS encoding universal stress protein, with protein sequence MQRALAVVDSDEQSREMVREAGELAAGVDADIIVLHVTTKEEFVDNQDRLAEISSEMSSYGVETAQEGARQYAANVANELLGDVDVSTTAVGELGDRRDEILDAARTHDCDYVFVTGAKRSPTGKALFGDDTQSIILNFEGSVVVRTE encoded by the coding sequence ATGCAACGAGCATTGGCAGTTGTCGATTCGGACGAGCAGTCGAGAGAGATGGTACGCGAAGCTGGGGAACTGGCCGCCGGCGTCGACGCCGATATCATCGTCCTGCACGTGACGACCAAAGAGGAGTTCGTAGACAACCAGGACCGCCTCGCCGAGATCTCCTCGGAGATGTCGTCGTACGGTGTCGAGACGGCGCAGGAGGGCGCGCGACAGTACGCCGCCAACGTCGCGAACGAACTACTCGGTGACGTCGACGTCTCGACTACCGCCGTCGGCGAGCTCGGCGACAGACGAGACGAGATTCTGGACGCGGCGCGTACTCACGACTGCGACTACGTCTTTGTAACCGGCGCGAAACGGTCCCCGACGGGAAAAGCGCTCTTCGGCGACGACACCCAGTCGATCATCCTCAACTTCGAGGGGTCGGTCGTCGTCCGAACCGAGTGA
- a CDS encoding ThuA domain-containing protein gives MVQVTVWNEFRSETKHERGRELYPDGIHAELAGLLEDEGHDVRTATLEEPEHGLTDDVLESTDVMLWWGHEAHDEVDDEIVEKVRQRVLDGMGLLVLHSAHASKIFKALMGTTGSLKWRDTRLTDGERERVWVVESDHPIVDGLEKEYIDIPQAEMYGERFDIPAPDTLVTISWFEGGEVFRSGCCYQRGKGRVFYFRPGHETYPVYKQDEIRTVLANAVEWAAPGDGPDPEFADQRDPLEDIEEGIPPEHR, from the coding sequence ATGGTCCAGGTTACCGTATGGAACGAATTCCGTAGTGAGACGAAACACGAACGCGGGCGCGAGCTGTATCCGGACGGCATCCACGCCGAGCTCGCCGGGCTCCTCGAAGACGAGGGACACGACGTGCGGACGGCCACACTGGAGGAGCCCGAACACGGACTCACCGACGACGTCCTCGAGTCGACCGACGTGATGCTGTGGTGGGGCCACGAGGCTCACGACGAAGTCGACGACGAGATCGTCGAGAAGGTGCGACAGCGAGTGCTCGACGGGATGGGGCTGCTCGTCCTCCACTCGGCGCACGCCTCGAAGATATTCAAGGCGCTCATGGGGACGACGGGGTCGCTGAAGTGGCGCGACACGCGGCTGACCGACGGCGAGCGCGAGCGGGTCTGGGTCGTCGAATCGGACCACCCCATCGTCGATGGCCTCGAGAAGGAGTACATCGATATCCCGCAGGCGGAGATGTACGGCGAGCGCTTCGACATCCCCGCGCCCGACACACTCGTCACCATCAGCTGGTTCGAGGGCGGCGAGGTGTTCCGCTCGGGCTGCTGCTACCAGCGCGGGAAAGGCCGGGTCTTCTACTTCCGGCCGGGTCACGAGACCTACCCGGTCTACAAACAGGACGAGATACGCACGGTCCTCGCCAACGCCGTCGAGTGGGCGGCCCCCGGCGACGGACCGGACCCGGAATTCGCCGACCAGCGCGACCCACTCGAAGACATCGAAGAGGGCATTCCGCCCGAGCACCGCTGA